The DNA region TATCAATGTGCCCCTGCCGGTGCCGATGGCCTTCCATAGCTTCGGGGGTTGGAAAGCCTCCCTGTTCGGCGATCACGCCATGCACGGGCCAGAAGGCGTGCGCTTCTATACCCGCATCAAGACGGTGACCAGCCGCTGGCCGGACAACCTTCATGCCGAGTTTGTGATGCCGACCATGAAATAACGTTGCATTTTCGCTGCGTTTCTCCCCAAGCCCTGCTCAATGCAGGGCTTGTTGCTTCTGCTTGTCTCCCGCGGGTGTGATACTAAACTGTGATTTATAAGTAATGACGTATTGAAAATCTAAATATATAAATAATGACAAACGGGCGAAGCCCGATGCGGAGGGGATATGATTACAGCAGCATCCAAAGGCATGAGTCTCAGGCTCAGGCTCATCGCCCTGATGGCCTTTGCCGCACTCCTGATCTGTGTCCAGGGGGGATTCAGCATCCTCAATCAGCGCGACATCATGTTGCAGGATCGTCAGGACAAAATCCGCAATCAGGTCGAGTCGGCCGTCAGTGCCGTGAGCCGATTCGAAACCATGGCTGCCGAGGGGCAGGTGCCGCTGGATCAGGCGCAAAAGATGGCCAAGGCCGCCCTCTCGGCCATGCGCTACGACCAGAAAGAGTATTTCTTTGGCTTCGACGCCGGCATGCACTATCTGGTGCAGGGCGTGAAACCAGCCCTGCTCGGCAAGGATGCCCACGGGCTGCACGATGCCGGCGGCAAGAATCTGGGTGAGCTGTTCGATCAGACGCTGGCACAGGGCAACGGCAAGGGCTTTGCCGCCTATATCTGGGACAAACCGGGGTTCGATACCCCGCAACCCAAAGTCTCCTACCTGATGACGACACCCGGCTGGCACTGGATCATTGGCACCGGCATCTATCTGGATGATGTCGACCATGCCTTTTATGCCCAGATGCGCTGGCTGCTGCTGCAGGTCTCCCTGTCCTTGCTGGTGTTGCTGGCACTGGGCGCCCTGGTGACCCGCCGCATCCTGCGCCAGCTCGGGGCCGAGCCGGATATCACCACCGGCGTGGTGCATCGCATTGCCGCCGGGCATCTGGACGAACCGGTGCCGCTGCAGCCCGGCGACCGCCACAGCCTGCTGGCCGCCGTGGACGACATGCGCCAGCAACTGCGCCAGTTGGTCAATGACATTCTGGCCGGCGCCAATCATCTGGGACAGACCAGCGCCCAGGTCACCCAGAGTGCCGAGCACGTCGCCATCGGCTCGCGCGAACAGAGCCAGGCAGCCAGCAATATGGCCGCCTCGGTCGAGTCCATGACCCAGAGCATTCAATCGATTGCCGAGCATGCCCAGGAGGCCCGACGCCTGTCCCAGGTCTCCGGCGAGCTATCGCGCGAAGGGACCGATGTCTTGCGCCAGGCCGAAGGGGAGATGAACCGCATCGGCGACTCGGTCAATGCGGCGGCGCAGACCATCGGCGATCTGGCAGCCAAGACAGCCAACATTACCTCCATCGTCCAGGTCATTCGCGAAGTGGCCGATCAGACCAACCTGCTGGCGCTGAATGCGGCCATCGAGGCCGCCCGGGCCGGAGAGGCCGGACGAGGCTTTGCCGTGGTGGCCGATGAAGTGCGCAAACTGTCCGAGCGGACCGCTTCGGCGACCCGGGAAATTGCCACCATGGTGGAGGAAATCCAGCAAGGCTCGGATGCCTCCCATGAAACCATGGCGCAGGCGGTCGAGCGGCTGGAAAGCGGCTTGAACATGATGCATCAGGGGGGCGATGCCGTTGGCCGCATTCAGCAAAGTGCCGAATCAGTGTTGAGCGCGGTGCAGGACATTACCGAAGCCTTGCGTCAGCAGGGCGAGGTCAGTGCCGACATTGCCCGCCATGTCGATCAGATCGCACAGAGCAGCAATACCAACGCCTCGGCGACCATGCAGACTTCACAGGCGGTAGAAGAGATTCACCGGCGCACCGAGCTGCTGCGCAGTCTGGTGGCGAAGTTCAAGGTCTGAGTCCATCGGGGCCGGCCGGTCGGCCCGGCCCCGTGACTCACAGATGATCGCGATAGCGCGCCCGGATGCCGGACGGGCGACGCCACAGCCGCAGCAGCGGCAGCAGCAACAAGGCGGCACAGGCCAGCAGCACCGGCAGGTTGCCGAAACGCATATAGGGCGTCAGACCGCTGCGCCCCTCTGCATAGCCCAGCAGCACCTGGCGGGTGAACGGCGCGGCAATCGCATCCACCGCGCCATCCGGACGAATGATGGCGGTCATGCCGGTATTGGTCGAACGCAGCATGAAGCGGCCGGTTTCCAGCGCCCGCGCCTGAGCTAGCTGCAGATGCTGGCTGGCGGCAGTGCTCTTGCCGAACCAGGCCAGATTGCTGACATTGGCCAGCATGGTCGAACGTGCGGCCGGACCGATCAGCTCCTCGCCAAAACTGTCCTCATAGCACACATTGAAGGCAATCTTCTGCCCGGCCATCTCCAGTGGTGCCTGATCGCTGCCACCGCGCGAAAAGCCGGCCAGCGGCATGTGCATCAGCTGATACAGCCAGCCGGTCAGCCAGGGCAAGGGAATGAATTCGCCGAAAGGCACCAGATGATCCTTGGCGTAATAGGGCATGCCCGGCGTGGTCAGTGCCACCACGGCGTTCAGATAGCCCGCCGGATCCTTGTCGCTGCGACGCGGCACGCCGACCGCCAGCGCCATGTCGTTGTGGCTGGCGATGCTTTGCAGCACCTCGACGTAATTCGGCGGCAATTCGTTCAGAAACACCGGCAGGGCGGTTTCCGGCAGAATCATCAAATCGGCCCGGGTGTTGGCGACCTGCTGACCATACAGCCGCAACGTCGATTCGAAACTGACCGGATCCCACTTCAGTGATTGCGGGACATCGCCCTGAGCCAGTGCCACGGTGATCGGCTTGCCGACCGGCGTGGTCCAGCTCAGCATCTTGAGCTGCATGCCCCAGACCCAGAGCAGCGCGAGGCCGATGGCCAGACCCGCGCGCCACCACTTGCCGGATTGCAGCGCCAACTGCAAGGCCCCGGCAGTCAGCGCCACCAGCAGCGTCACCAGCAGAATGCCGCCGATCGGCGCGAAGCCGGCCAGTGCACTCTCGGTAATCTGCGAATAACCAATCTGTCCCCAGGGGAAGCCGGACAGCATCCAGCTGCGCAACCACTCGGTCAGCGTCCAGCTGGCGGGAAACAGCACCAGCCAGCGGGTGGCTGCGCCATGCTGACAGGTGTCGCTGATGCGGACAGTCATCCAGGCCGCCAGACCGGGGTAAAGCGCCAGATAGGCCGGCAGCAGCAAGGTCAGCAGCCCGGCCAGCACCGCCGGCATGCCGGCCACGTCATGCAGCGAGATGAAGATCCAGTTGAAATTGCACAGATAGGCGACCAGCCCCCAGGCATAGCCCAGCCAGAAGGCATGCTTGCCGCCGCGCTGCAGCGTGTTGGCCAGAATGGCCAGCGACAGCGGCATCACCCAGTAGAGGCGATAGGGTGCGAAAGCGAGCAGGGTCATGACCCCGGCCAGGGTGGCCAGGATCAGCAACAGCGCGAGGCGCATGGCTTTGGAACGTTCAGGCGTCACTGCGGATTTTTTCTACCAGAAGGGTTTGCAGCCGACGGCTGTCGGCCTTGATAACGGTAAAGCGCATGCCGTCGGACACCTGGCTGTCGCCCCGCTTGGGAACGTGGCCGAACATCTCCAGCACCAGACCGCCAATGGTGTCGACATCGTCGCTGGCAAAGCGGGTGCCGAAGTAATCGTTGAAAGTATCGATTTCGGTCAGGGCGCTCACCCGGTGGCGTTGGCCGCGTACCGGCACGATCTGTTCTTCGGTATCGGTAAAGTCGGTTTCATCCTCGATGTCACCGACAATCTGCTCGATCACATCCTCGATGGTGACCAGACCGGCGACGCCGCCATATTCGTCCACCACCACCGCCAGGTGATTGCGGGTACTGCGGAAATCCTTCAGCAGCACGTTGAGCGGTTTGGACTCCGGAACAAACACCACCGGGCGCAAGGTCTTGGCCAGGTCGAAGGTTTCCGGATTGTGGAAGTAGCGCAACAGATCCTTGGCCAGCAGGATGCCGATCACATCATCGCGGTCTTCGCCGATCACCGGAAAACGCGAGTGACCACTTTCGACCACCATCGGCAGAAAACGCTCGATCGGCTCGGCTTCGCGGATCACATCCATCTGACTGCGCTGGATCATGACATCGCCGACGGTCAGTTCGCCGACCGACAGCACCCCCTCGATCATGCCCAGCGCATCGGCATCCAGCAGCTTGCGCTCGAAGGCGGTATGCAACAGTTCGACCAGTTCCTCGCGATCTTCAGGCTCGTGCTGGAACAGCTCGGACAAACGTTCAAACCAGTTGGGACGGGGTTTACTGGGGTCTTCCATGATGTTCAGGCGTGCTCCTCGCCGTAGGGGTCAGGGTATCCTAGCCGTTTCACGATGACGGTTTCAAGCGCTTCCATGGCTTCGGCCTCATCCTCTTCCAGATGATCGAAGCCCTGCAGATGCAACATGCTGTGCACCACCAGGTGCGCATAGTGTGCATCCAGTGTTTTGCCTTGCTCTTCCGCCTCGCGCGCCACCACACCGGCCGTCAGCACAATGTCGCCAAAAAGCGGCATGCCGGGGATCGGATCTTCGCCCTCATTCAGGGCAAAGGTGAGGACATTGGTGGCATAGTCCTTGCCGCGATAGTCGCGGTTCAGCGTGCGGCCTTCCTGTTCATCCACCACCCGCAGGCCGATTTCCGCCTGCGCCACGTCCGGCAGCAGGGCGGCTTCGGCCCAGCGGCGCAGCAGGGCCGCATCCGGCAGACCCGTCGGGTCCACCACAAACTCGATCGCCAGCTGCAGACGGGCAGCGGCTTGTCGTCTAGTTCTTTGCTTGGCGATTTTCATCCTGACCCTGCCATTGTTCGTAAGCGTCGACGATCTTCTGCACCAGCGGGTGGCGCACCACGTCCTCGCTCTGGAAATGCTGGAAATGAATGCCGCGGATCTGGCCGAGAATGCGCTCGACCTCCACCAGGCCGCTCTTCTGGTGCCGGGCCAGGTCGATCTGCGTCACGTCGCCGGTGATCACCGCGCGCGAGCCGAAGCCGATCCGCGTCAGGAACATCTTCATCTGTTCCGGCGTCGTGTTCTGCGCTTCGTCGAGAATGATGAAACTGTTGTTGAGCGTGCGACCGCGCATATAAGCCAGCGGGGCAATCTCGATCAGCCCCTTCTCGAACAGGCGCGTGACCTTGT from Paludibacterium sp. B53371 includes:
- a CDS encoding methyl-accepting chemotaxis protein — its product is MITAASKGMSLRLRLIALMAFAALLICVQGGFSILNQRDIMLQDRQDKIRNQVESAVSAVSRFETMAAEGQVPLDQAQKMAKAALSAMRYDQKEYFFGFDAGMHYLVQGVKPALLGKDAHGLHDAGGKNLGELFDQTLAQGNGKGFAAYIWDKPGFDTPQPKVSYLMTTPGWHWIIGTGIYLDDVDHAFYAQMRWLLLQVSLSLLVLLALGALVTRRILRQLGAEPDITTGVVHRIAAGHLDEPVPLQPGDRHSLLAAVDDMRQQLRQLVNDILAGANHLGQTSAQVTQSAEHVAIGSREQSQAASNMAASVESMTQSIQSIAEHAQEARRLSQVSGELSREGTDVLRQAEGEMNRIGDSVNAAAQTIGDLAAKTANITSIVQVIREVADQTNLLALNAAIEAARAGEAGRGFAVVADEVRKLSERTASATREIATMVEEIQQGSDASHETMAQAVERLESGLNMMHQGGDAVGRIQQSAESVLSAVQDITEALRQQGEVSADIARHVDQIAQSSNTNASATMQTSQAVEEIHRRTELLRSLVAKFKV
- the lnt gene encoding apolipoprotein N-acyltransferase; protein product: MTPERSKAMRLALLLILATLAGVMTLLAFAPYRLYWVMPLSLAILANTLQRGGKHAFWLGYAWGLVAYLCNFNWIFISLHDVAGMPAVLAGLLTLLLPAYLALYPGLAAWMTVRISDTCQHGAATRWLVLFPASWTLTEWLRSWMLSGFPWGQIGYSQITESALAGFAPIGGILLVTLLVALTAGALQLALQSGKWWRAGLAIGLALLWVWGMQLKMLSWTTPVGKPITVALAQGDVPQSLKWDPVSFESTLRLYGQQVANTRADLMILPETALPVFLNELPPNYVEVLQSIASHNDMALAVGVPRRSDKDPAGYLNAVVALTTPGMPYYAKDHLVPFGEFIPLPWLTGWLYQLMHMPLAGFSRGGSDQAPLEMAGQKIAFNVCYEDSFGEELIGPAARSTMLANVSNLAWFGKSTAASQHLQLAQARALETGRFMLRSTNTGMTAIIRPDGAVDAIAAPFTRQVLLGYAEGRSGLTPYMRFGNLPVLLACAALLLLPLLRLWRRPSGIRARYRDHL
- a CDS encoding HlyC/CorC family transporter is translated as MEDPSKPRPNWFERLSELFQHEPEDREELVELLHTAFERKLLDADALGMIEGVLSVGELTVGDVMIQRSQMDVIREAEPIERFLPMVVESGHSRFPVIGEDRDDVIGILLAKDLLRYFHNPETFDLAKTLRPVVFVPESKPLNVLLKDFRSTRNHLAVVVDEYGGVAGLVTIEDVIEQIVGDIEDETDFTDTEEQIVPVRGQRHRVSALTEIDTFNDYFGTRFASDDVDTIGGLVLEMFGHVPKRGDSQVSDGMRFTVIKADSRRLQTLLVEKIRSDA
- the ybeY gene encoding rRNA maturation RNase YbeY, coding for MKIAKQRTRRQAAARLQLAIEFVVDPTGLPDAALLRRWAEAALLPDVAQAEIGLRVVDEQEGRTLNRDYRGKDYATNVLTFALNEGEDPIPGMPLFGDIVLTAGVVAREAEEQGKTLDAHYAHLVVHSMLHLQGFDHLEEDEAEAMEALETVIVKRLGYPDPYGEEHA